TCACTATTTTATAACAGCTTTCATCTTAAAAGATTTTTTTAAAAAAATACCTATTAAAAAAATTATTTATGCACTCTATCCCCTAATGCTTTATCTATCTCTTAGATATAAAAATTCTGCAGATAGACTGAATTTCTTGAATTATATTATTCCTAAATATACTTTATTTAATATGATCTATGTAGCATTGATAACAATAATAATTTATTTAAAGAAGGATAATTTACATGAAAAACAATAAAACAAAGTATATATCTATAATTTTACTATGTATAATAATCACAATTTTCTTCTCTATAGGACTAGATGATCAACAACCTGTAGAAGAATTAGATATTATTTCAGGATTAGGGGCAGATTTAATAATAAAGAATAATAAAATAGCAGAACATATTGTACCCATGTCAATATATTTGTTTGAATCTGAAAATAAAATAAACAGTACCTTGAAAACCGGTACTGCAAAAACCAAAGGAGAAACAAGACAAAATCGACAATTGTCAAATGACAAACAAAATATATTAGGTCTTGAAAAGGTATTTATTATAAGTGAAGAACAGGCACATTATGGTTTGCAAGATTGGACAGATATTTTATTTAGAAATCCTTATTTAAACGACACTGCATATGTTGCGGTATGCAAGGGAAAGGCTTCAGATATTCTAAGTACAAACATAAAAGGCTATCCGAGTTCTTCAGATTTTCTAGAAGGCTTAATTAAAAATTCCATATTCCATAACTTTTTTTCAGATAAATATAGAGTTATGAATTTATTTTTATCCTTTGGAAGTGAAGGATATAATCCCGTATTACCTTATATTGAAATAACAGATAAGGGAATTACAATCACTGGAATGGCACTATTTAATAACAATAAAATGATTTCAAAAATCAATGTTGGCGAATTAAGAGCTATGAACATAATGAGAGAAAATAACGTAAAAGGTATACTTACAATACAAAAAAGCACTTGTAAATATACAAACTATTATGCTACATCAAAACGAAAAGTTCACTGTACTAAAGAAGATAATAAATATAAATTCACCATAAATATTAATTTGGAAGGAGATTTAATAACAGATACCTTATATAAAAATTTGCAAAAAAATCCAAAGAAGGTTGAAAAATTTAACGAAGAAATGTGTGAAGAAGTAAAAAAAGAATGTACTAATTTTATAAATAAAATGAAATATACCTACAAAGTAGATTGTTTGGAACTTGGAAAATTTGCAGCCGCCAAATATGGGAGACATATGGAAAAAGATTGGAACTCTGTGGTATGCAATTCAAAAATTGATGTAAACGTAAAAGTAAAACTTAATAAAATAGGAAGAGGAGATTATTAAATTTTTATAATAAAGTATCTGAAATTATATAACTTATATATTTTCAGATACTAAAATATTTTAACTACATATCTTCCCAATAAAATTTTTCCTGTTCCTTATCAACTATAGTAGTCTTATCAAACAGTTTTACAAACACTACAGCTAACACAAGAGCAATTATACCTCCAACAATTTGATAAATTCTTATAGCTCCTTCCATTAATTTTCCTAAGTATCCTCCTAAAAATACACCTAAAAACACCAACATAATAGGAAAAATAAATAACATAAATGCAGCTATTAGCATATTCGTACTTTTCTTTTTTTGATTATGATTTTTGCCCATTTAAAATATTAGCCTCCTGCTATAACTTTTTTATTCTTATATTATAACTCTTAATATATTTAAAATAAATAATTACTAATTTAAAATTATTTAAACTCCTTGAAGGAATTTAACATTAAATGTTGAATTTATGGTACTAAAGGAGATGATTATTGTGTCTACCAATGTAAAAATAGCATTTATAAATAATAATATTAAAAAAAGAAATGGAGAACTTCATTTAAATGACGAATGGATACGCATTGAAAATGTCAGCAATAGAAGAATCAATATGTTTAATTGGGAGCTGTGGCACTGGAAACCAAGTAAACAATATTCCCTTATTTACAGATTTCCAAAGCGCATCGACAACCTTTTTTGGACATTGGATCCAGGTGAAATTATAATACTATTTACAGGCTATGGTTCAAATAAATTCATAGAAGGAACTGGCGGTCATAACCCTGAATTTCACTTTTATTGTGGAAAAAATTCTTTCACATGGAACAATGCTGGAGACATTGCCTGTCTATTTGATACTGAATCAATGACAAGCACCCTCGCAGTTCCATAAGCAATCATTTATGTGAATATTAATAAATTCAAATACATATTTTTTAATTCCTAAAATCATATTGTGCATAAAAATAAGTTACCAAACTTTATATATTTATTATATTTGTAGTATAATTATTTTATATGTAATAAAACTATGTTTGACTAAACATTTAATAATTGTGTACATCTAACATTTTAGGAGGTAAAAATGACATATTCAAAAGTAAAATATGAAGGTTTAAAAAAACTATGTGATATAGTTTTTGAGAAATTCGGATTTAGTCCAGAAGATAGTGGAACTATTACAGACGTTTTACTGCTGTCAGATTTGTTTGGAATTGAATCTCATGGAATTCAAAGACTGGTAAAGTATTATAGTGAAATAAAAAATGGTCTTATAAAAGTAGATTCTAAACCAAAAATAATAAAAGAAACACCTGTATCTGCAGTTTTAGATGCCCAGGCTGGTATGGGTCAACTGACAGGAAAGAAAGCTATGAATATGGCTATTGAAAAGGCCAAAACTTCAGGTTTGGGCATGGTAGTAGTTAGAAACTCAAATCACTATGGCATTGCTGGATATTATGCTAAAATGGCTGAAGAAGAAGGACTTCTCGGAATATCTATGACTAACTCTCCTGCTGTTATAATACCTACTTTCGGAAAAGATGCCATGCTTGGTACAAATCCCATAGCCATATCTATGCCTGCACAGCCCTATCCCTTTTTAATGGATATAGCTACCAGTGTAGTTACAAGAGGGAAAATTGAAGTATACAATAAAAGACATGAACCCCTTCCGCTAGGTCTTGCACTGGATAAAAACGGAGAAGATACAGAAGATCCTTATGATATTTTATACAATCTTCCGAAAAAACTTGGAGGAGGTCTTGTTCCACTTGGAGGCTCTAAAGAACTCACTGGTGGACATAAAGGCTACGGATTGGCTCTTGCAGTTGAAATATTTACAGCAATTTTATCTGGAGGTATCACCGGAAATTACGTTACACTTCAAGGTTCTTCCGGCTCTGGCACCTGCCATTATTTCTGTGCAATAGATTATGGTATATTTGGAGATAAAAATTCCATAGAAGATAAATTGTCAGAGTACCTAAATGAACTTAGAAATTCTAAAAAAGCTAAAGGGGCTTTAAGAATATATACCCATGGAGAAAAAGAAATTGAATCTTATAAAGATAAAATGGAAAATGGCATTCCAATGAATGAAGTTACCCTTAAAGAAATAGATGATATCTGTAAATACTTTAATATAAATACCAATGAGTACATAAAAAAAATTTCCTACTGATAATATTTAACTAAAAACAGTTTAATAAAAATTGGAGGTATTGAAATAAATGATAAAAATAGGTAATAAGAAAATATTAATTAAAACAGGAGACATAACAAAAGAAGATAGTAATGCCATAGTAAATCCTGCAAACAGTGCCCTTCAGCATGGAGGAGGGGCAGCCTTGGCTATCGCAAGAGCTGGGGGTTCTAAGATACAATCAGATAGCAATGAACTTATAAAAAAAATAGGTAGTTTACCTGTGGGAAAAGCAGTTATAACCTATGGTCACGATTTGAACTGTAAATTTGTAATACATACTGTAGGCCCTATAATGGGAGAAGGTAATGAAGATGAAAAACTAAAGAAAGCTGTAAAGAGTGTGCTTAATCTGGCAGAGTCCTATAATTTAAACTCCATATCCATACCTGCTATAAGTTCTGGTATATTTGGGTTTCCAAAAGAAAGATGTGCAAAAATACTTCTTGAAACTTCTGTAGAATTTTTAAAAAGAGAAGATATAGATTTAAAAACTATTGTTATGTGTAATCATGACCAGCAAACAACAGATCTTTTTTTAAAGGAAGAATTAAAATATATTTAACTTCATGTTTACCTTATTATTTATTTTAAGATATCTAAATCTAAAAAATAATTAAAATATTCCTCCATTGGGAATATTTTAATTATTACGCACATTCAAGTCTTGTTACATATTATAAATAGTAACATATTTTTATAGAGGTGTTTTAATGTATAATATGAAACCTGAAGTTTTTAACTTTAATTCTGTTAAAGGTATTTCCCAAAGACAACTAAATGAACATTATAAATTATATGTAGGCTATGTAAATATTTTAAACCAAATCTGGAACACTGATTATAACCCTCAAAATTATACTGATAGTAATCCAACCTATTCAAAAATGCGCAGCTTAAAACTTGGTGAAACCTACGCACTAAACGGGGTAAAACTTCATAATCTTTACTTCAAGAATATGACAGGAGGCAACACCACTCCCCACGGTCCAGTACTCAACTCCATAATAAATCAATTCTCATCTTATGATAATTTTCTTTCTTATTTAACAAATGTGGGTCTATCTATGAGAGGATGGGCAGTTCTGTCTATAGATTCACTAGACAATAAATTCCATATAATAGGAAGTGATCTGCACGACAAAGGATCTGTATGGATTTCTTACCCTATATTAGTAATGGATGTTTATGAACATGCTTATTTCATGGATTTTGGAACAAATAAAAAAGAATATATTTCTACTTTCATTAAGAATATAAATTGGACTGTTGTAAATAAAAGATTCCAAAAGTATCTTCACTTAATGCAGCTTTTGAATATGAATCACAATAGATATATTCCATATGAATTTCTCAATAGACATATTTAATAATAAAAAACAGCTTTAAAAGCTGTTTTTCACTATTTCCCTGCAAATAACGTATCGATCATATCGAACAGGAAGCTAAAAGATTCCCTTCTTTTAGATTTTATTCTTTTTAGTATTGTAACTTTATCCTTTGTTTCTTGAATATCCCTTATTTCTTTATTCACATAACTCCCCCCATTCAGACAATTAAATTTTATTATTTCTCGTACGCTATAACCACATCTTTATACCCCTATATGATTAAACTAAATTTGTTTGTTAATATATTAACATTCTTTATATTCAATTGCAATATATATGTTAAAAAAATGACTATATACCATAAATTTAAAACTTTTATTATTCTTAAGTTAAAAATTTTAAGATATTTGTGATAATCACTTAATAATATACCCAAATACCACTGCCTCAATTCTTAATTCATGTAAAGTCTTACAGAAAAAGTAATTTATTTATGATATTTTTATTTGGATTACACATGTTATAAAAATAATAAATTATTGTCATAATATTATCAATGAAATTTCATTATTTATAACAAAATTTATTTCTATTTAAAAATAAAAGTACCTAGGACACATTATTGATTTCAAAATGCCTAGGTACCTTAAAACATAATTGTCAAGCTTCATTTGCTTCTGTATTTTTCCCTTTAACAATCCCTTGTACAAAAAGCATAGTTAAAGTGATTCCAATCAAAATGGTAGATACCGCAGCTATTTCTGGGGTTATGCTAGTTTTCATACTCTCCCACATGGCCAGGGGAAGCGTTTTAGTTTTAGAACCTGCCAGAAACATAGTAACAGTTACTTCATCTATAGATGTGCTAAAAGCAAATACCGCCGCTGAAAACATAGAAGCTTTAATCTGAGGCAGTGTAATGTTAAAAAATACACTAATTTGTTTTGAACCCAGTCCCATTGCTGCCAGCTCAATATTTTTATCTACCCCCTTTAGTCCTGTCATCACCGTTACAAATACCATAGGTATAGCCAGAAGTGTATGCCCTAGAACTATTCCAGGTATAGTATTAGTTAATTTTAAAGGAGCAAAGGAATTATATAAGGCTACACTAATTATAATTACAGGTATAACCATAGGCATAACCATAAATCCCATAAATACATTTTTAAATTTAAACTCCACCTTAGTAACAGCAGCTGCCGCCATGGTTCCTAGAATAAGAGCAAGTATTACTGTAAGTACCGCTATTCCAAGACTTCTGCCGAAACATTGAGTCCACTGACTATCATTAAAGAAAGCATGATACCACTGAGTAGAGTAACTTGGTGGTGGAAATTTAAAATAACTTAACGAAGTAAAAGAAAGGGGTATCAATACAAATACAGGAGCTATAAGAAAAAACAATATAACTATTACAATTATTGGAAGCCACATTATTCTCCCTCCTTTAACATAGGGTTTCTTTTTACCAATACTGCAAGTATAGACAAAAGTACCATGGTAATAATAAATAAAACTAAGGAAAGTGCAGAGGCTAAAGGCCAGTTCAAGGTAGCACTTATATTATTCTGTATAAGGGTAGATACAAGCATATTCTTTGATCCCCCTAGTAGTGCAGGAGTAATAAAATATCCAAGAGCTAGAACAAATACCAGTATTGATCCTGATAAAATTCCCGGAACAGATAAAGGAAAAAACACCTGCCAAAAAGCTTTTATAGGCCTGGCCCCCATAACTTGAGCAACTTCCACTAGCTGTGTGTCAATACTTGACATAACCGAATAAACATTTAACACCATATACGGAAATAGAACATGGGTCATACCTATTGTTACAGAAGCAGTATTGTAAAGTAAATCCAAAGGCTGATTTATAAGCCCTATATTCTTCAAAAAGGTATTTAAAATCCCCTGTTCCTGTAAGATTATAATCCATGAAAAAGTACGTACCAATAAACTAATCCAGAAAGGTATCATAATAATCATTAGAATGACCTTTTTGGTTCTGGAGGATTTTGTTTTAATAATAAAATAAGCTACCGGATAAGCAAGTACAATTGATATTACTGTTACAATAAATGAAGTTTTCAAGGTAAGCCATATAACTTGAAGATATATAGGCTCTGTAAAAATCTGTGCTATATATTTAAAAGTAAATCCATTCTCATCTATAATACTTAATTTAAATAAACTTATCATAGGTACGAATGTGAATACTATAATAAAAAGTGCAGGCAATATTACCAGTATCCATTTTACACTAAGCAAATTATTTAATTTATCTTTTGTAGAATTTTTCTCAAACATCATCTCTTCTTTCTTAATACTCTCATTCACCATTTCCATTCCCCCAAAAATCAATAACTATTAACCTAAAGTTCTAGCTGTATAACTAGAACTTTAGATTTTAGAATAAATTATTTAATTAACCACTGTTGGAATTTAGTATCCACAGCATCATAATTTTCTGCCCACCATTCTTCATCGCCATGTATAAGTTTATTAGAGGTTTCGTCATCTCCTCTTCCTATTCTTTCTTTTACTTCTGTAGATAATAAATCCAATGCTTTAGAATTAGTTGGTGCATAGTCGATATTTTTTGAGAATTCTGCCTGTTGTTCAGCTTCACACTCAAAGGCAATAAACTTCATAGCCAGTTCTTTATGAGGTGCTCCTTTTGGTACTACCCATGAATCTCCAAGAACTATAGCCTGGTTATATTCCACATCTACCGGCGAACCTTCCTTCTTTGCAGTACTTACACGTCCATTCCAAGCTGCTGCCAAAGTAACATCACCACTTGCAAGTGATTGAGGTGCCTGAGCTCCTGCAGTCCACCATATTTTTACATTGCTTTTTATTTTATCTAGACTTTTAAAAGCTCTATCTACGTCTAAAGGATATAACTTATCTGCCTCAACTCCATCTGCAAGAAGCGCAGCTTCTAAAGTACCTACAGGATATTTCCACATAGCACGGGCTCCAGAAAACTTTTGTGTATCCCAAAATTCAGCCCAGGTGGTGGGGTGATTGTCTTTTGAATAACTACTCGTGTTATAGGCTATAGCTACATCAAAAGTATCTGAACCCACTCCATATTCATTAACCAATCCTTTATCGATATTATCTGTTTTAATTACACTGTAATCCAACTTTTCAAGTAATCCCTGTTTACCTCCTCTTGGTGCAAAATCAGAGTCTACATTTACTACATCCCATTCAACATTCTTTGATTGAACCATTGCTTTCAACTTACCATAGTCCGTTGGGTTTACTACCGTTATTTTTACCCCGTATTTCTTTTCAAAGGCATCGTAATTTACTTGCCTTGCTTTGGAATAAGCTCCTCCCCAATCCACAACAACTAATTCTTTATCTTCACTGGTACTACTTTTTTCATTAGATGAACTGCCACATCCTGTAAGACCGAAGATCAATATTGCACTTAATAAAAGTAATAATTTTTTCTTCATAATTTATTCCCCCTTATGCTTTATATAATTAATTTCCTATTAAAGAACTCTTTGTAATTTCCCAATTTAATATAATCTCTCTGCCAGGAGTAAGTAAATTTTTATCAGAAGGTACTGCTTTCACCATCATTTCCTCATTATTTTCATTAACTACCTTTACTTTTAATGAGTCTCCTACAAAAATAACTTCCTTAACTATTGCTTTCATGCTATTCTCATATTGAGTTTTATCTAGTGTAATACTTATATTTTCAGGTCTTAAGGCTATGGAAACAGCCTTCCCCCTTAAATACTGACCCTCAGCATCCATTTCTCCCTTTAAAATTTGTTTATTAAATATTTCTATAAATGCAATTTTACCTTCTGTTTGAACTATTTTACCTTTAATAATATTTATCTCTCCTATAAATTCTGCTACAAATATACTTTTAGGTTTTTCATATATATTTTCCGGAGTATCTATTTGTTCTATTCTCCCTTTATTCATAATACATACTTTGTCAGACATTGTAAGAGCCTCTTCCTGATCATGGGTAACACTTATAGTGGTGATTCCAATTCTCTGCTGTATATGCTTAATTTCCAATTGCATTTTCTGTCTTAACTGCTTGTCTAAAGCTCCTAAAGGTTCATCTAGTAATAACAATGGAGGATTAAATACTATGGCCCTTGCAAGTGCAACTCTCTGCTGTTGTCCTCCACTTAATTGTTTAGGATATCTATTTTCTACTCCTTCAAGATCCACTAGCTTCAGCATATTTATAACTTTTTCTTTAATCTTATCTTTAGAAAATTTTCTGATTTTCAAAGGATACGCAATATTTTGAAAAATATTCATATGAGGAAACAATGCATAATTTTGAAAAAGCATCCCTATATTTCTTTCATAGGGTCTCTTTTTTTCAATATTTTCTTTATTTAAAAGAATTTCACCTGAATTTATTTTTTCGAACCCGGCAATTAATTTTAATAATGAAGTTTTTCCAGAGCCACTTGGTCCCAATATGGTTAGAAACTCTCCTTTCTCCACTCCAAAACTAACTTCATCCACAGCCTTAAAACTTTTATAGTATTTTACTACATTATTCATTAATAAGTTAGCCCCAATGGTACTCATTTAACATTTCTCCTTTCTAAAACCTTCAACATTTATTTGTATTTTATTAAATGTGATAAAGTCATAAATTTACTAAATATAAAAGATATAATTATTGCAATAAAACAAAATTGTTTATTCATAATATAACGATATATATCTACACATTATACATTTTTATTAATTATACTGTCTTAATATTAACATGTCAATCTTAATTTGATGTGTTAATTAATAATATGTAAATATGAGCTATCAAATTT
This genomic interval from Clostridium kluyveri contains the following:
- a CDS encoding superoxide dismutase, which translates into the protein MYNMKPEVFNFNSVKGISQRQLNEHYKLYVGYVNILNQIWNTDYNPQNYTDSNPTYSKMRSLKLGETYALNGVKLHNLYFKNMTGGNTTPHGPVLNSIINQFSSYDNFLSYLTNVGLSMRGWAVLSIDSLDNKFHIIGSDLHDKGSVWISYPILVMDVYEHAYFMDFGTNKKEYISTFIKNINWTVVNKRFQKYLHLMQLLNMNHNRYIPYEFLNRHI
- a CDS encoding Ldh family oxidoreductase — its product is MTYSKVKYEGLKKLCDIVFEKFGFSPEDSGTITDVLLLSDLFGIESHGIQRLVKYYSEIKNGLIKVDSKPKIIKETPVSAVLDAQAGMGQLTGKKAMNMAIEKAKTSGLGMVVVRNSNHYGIAGYYAKMAEEEGLLGISMTNSPAVIIPTFGKDAMLGTNPIAISMPAQPYPFLMDIATSVVTRGKIEVYNKRHEPLPLGLALDKNGEDTEDPYDILYNLPKKLGGGLVPLGGSKELTGGHKGYGLALAVEIFTAILSGGITGNYVTLQGSSGSGTCHYFCAIDYGIFGDKNSIEDKLSEYLNELRNSKKAKGALRIYTHGEKEIESYKDKMENGIPMNEVTLKEIDDICKYFNINTNEYIKKISY
- a CDS encoding ABC transporter permease, whose protein sequence is MVNESIKKEEMMFEKNSTKDKLNNLLSVKWILVILPALFIIVFTFVPMISLFKLSIIDENGFTFKYIAQIFTEPIYLQVIWLTLKTSFIVTVISIVLAYPVAYFIIKTKSSRTKKVILMIIMIPFWISLLVRTFSWIIILQEQGILNTFLKNIGLINQPLDLLYNTASVTIGMTHVLFPYMVLNVYSVMSSIDTQLVEVAQVMGARPIKAFWQVFFPLSVPGILSGSILVFVLALGYFITPALLGGSKNMLVSTLIQNNISATLNWPLASALSLVLFIITMVLLSILAVLVKRNPMLKEGE
- a CDS encoding ABC transporter substrate-binding protein, with the translated sequence MKKKLLLLLSAILIFGLTGCGSSSNEKSSTSEDKELVVVDWGGAYSKARQVNYDAFEKKYGVKITVVNPTDYGKLKAMVQSKNVEWDVVNVDSDFAPRGGKQGLLEKLDYSVIKTDNIDKGLVNEYGVGSDTFDVAIAYNTSSYSKDNHPTTWAEFWDTQKFSGARAMWKYPVGTLEAALLADGVEADKLYPLDVDRAFKSLDKIKSNVKIWWTAGAQAPQSLASGDVTLAAAWNGRVSTAKKEGSPVDVEYNQAIVLGDSWVVPKGAPHKELAMKFIAFECEAEQQAEFSKNIDYAPTNSKALDLLSTEVKERIGRGDDETSNKLIHGDEEWWAENYDAVDTKFQQWLIK
- a CDS encoding lamin tail domain-containing protein, which encodes MIIVSTNVKIAFINNNIKKRNGELHLNDEWIRIENVSNRRINMFNWELWHWKPSKQYSLIYRFPKRIDNLFWTLDPGEIIILFTGYGSNKFIEGTGGHNPEFHFYCGKNSFTWNNAGDIACLFDTESMTSTLAVP
- a CDS encoding ABC transporter ATP-binding protein, giving the protein MSTIGANLLMNNVVKYYKSFKAVDEVSFGVEKGEFLTILGPSGSGKTSLLKLIAGFEKINSGEILLNKENIEKKRPYERNIGMLFQNYALFPHMNIFQNIAYPLKIRKFSKDKIKEKVINMLKLVDLEGVENRYPKQLSGGQQQRVALARAIVFNPPLLLLDEPLGALDKQLRQKMQLEIKHIQQRIGITTISVTHDQEEALTMSDKVCIMNKGRIEQIDTPENIYEKPKSIFVAEFIGEINIIKGKIVQTEGKIAFIEIFNKQILKGEMDAEGQYLRGKAVSIALRPENISITLDKTQYENSMKAIVKEVIFVGDSLKVKVVNENNEEMMVKAVPSDKNLLTPGREIILNWEITKSSLIGN
- a CDS encoding Ger(x)C family spore germination protein; the encoded protein is MKNNKTKYISIILLCIIITIFFSIGLDDQQPVEELDIISGLGADLIIKNNKIAEHIVPMSIYLFESENKINSTLKTGTAKTKGETRQNRQLSNDKQNILGLEKVFIISEEQAHYGLQDWTDILFRNPYLNDTAYVAVCKGKASDILSTNIKGYPSSSDFLEGLIKNSIFHNFFSDKYRVMNLFLSFGSEGYNPVLPYIEITDKGITITGMALFNNNKMISKINVGELRAMNIMRENNVKGILTIQKSTCKYTNYYATSKRKVHCTKEDNKYKFTININLEGDLITDTLYKNLQKNPKKVEKFNEEMCEEVKKECTNFINKMKYTYKVDCLELGKFAAAKYGRHMEKDWNSVVCNSKIDVNVKVKLNKIGRGDY
- a CDS encoding SoxR reducing system RseC family protein — its product is MGKNHNQKKKSTNMLIAAFMLFIFPIMLVFLGVFLGGYLGKLMEGAIRIYQIVGGIIALVLAVVFVKLFDKTTIVDKEQEKFYWEDM
- a CDS encoding ABC transporter permease, yielding MWLPIIVIVILFFLIAPVFVLIPLSFTSLSYFKFPPPSYSTQWYHAFFNDSQWTQCFGRSLGIAVLTVILALILGTMAAAAVTKVEFKFKNVFMGFMVMPMVIPVIIISVALYNSFAPLKLTNTIPGIVLGHTLLAIPMVFVTVMTGLKGVDKNIELAAMGLGSKQISVFFNITLPQIKASMFSAAVFAFSTSIDEVTVTMFLAGSKTKTLPLAMWESMKTSITPEIAAVSTILIGITLTMLFVQGIVKGKNTEANEA
- a CDS encoding macro domain-containing protein, yielding MIKIGNKKILIKTGDITKEDSNAIVNPANSALQHGGGAALAIARAGGSKIQSDSNELIKKIGSLPVGKAVITYGHDLNCKFVIHTVGPIMGEGNEDEKLKKAVKSVLNLAESYNLNSISIPAISSGIFGFPKERCAKILLETSVEFLKREDIDLKTIVMCNHDQQTTDLFLKEELKYI